From Pyxicephalus adspersus chromosome 7, UCB_Pads_2.0, whole genome shotgun sequence, a single genomic window includes:
- the LOC140334949 gene encoding sulfotransferase 1C1-like, producing MAFEQNAEHFVGYVMQRPSLGYISGVPLDQRTCDTWSDISDFRAHPEDLLVAAYPKAGITWMQEIIDMIFTDGDVQKCRRAPTYDKHPFIEAVAPKPVPSGLQLAESMKPPRILKTHLPVHLLPSSFWDQDCKVIYIARNAKDIMVSYFHFQRMNKGLPDPGNWEDYFSKFLSGNVPWGSWFDHVLGWWKAKDHHQVLYIFYEDMIEDPKREIWKVMKFLGKDPSEEFLEKIYQHTTFQAMKYNPMANYSTIPSFVMDQSISPFMRKGIVGDWKNHFTVSQNLLFKEEYERRMEGKGLIFRTEL from the exons ATGGCTTTTGAGCAAAATGCGGAGCACTTTGTGGGTTACGTCATGCAGAGACCTTCGCTTGGATACATCTCAGGGGTTCCGCTGGACCAAAGGACATGTGACACATGGAGCGATATTTCTGATTTTCGGGCGCACCCTGAGGACCTCCTGGTGGCTGCATACCCAAAAGCAG GTATCACCTGGATGCAGGAGATCATCGACATGATATTCACAGATGGTGATGTTCAGAAGTGTCGTCGAGCACCAACCTATGACAAACACCCCTTCATTGAAGCCGTTGCCCCAAAACCTGTTCCGTCAG GGCTGCAGTTAGCAGAAAGCATGAAGCCCCCACGAATTCTGAAGACCCACCTCCCGGTTCACCTTCTTCCTTCATCATTCTGGGACCAGGACTGCAAG GTTATATACATTGCTAGGAATGCAAAAGATATCATGGTCTCATACTTCCACTTCCAGAGGATGAACAAGGGGCTCCCGGACCCTGGAAACTGGGAGGATTACTTCTCTAAGTTTCTGTCAGGAAATG TGCCTTGGGGAAGCTGGTTTGACCACGTACTCGGATGGTGGAAGGCCAAAGATCACCACCAAGTGCTTTACATCTTCTACGAGGACATGATTGAG GATCCGAAGCGTGAGATCTGGAAAGTGATGAAGTTCCTGGGGAAAGATCCTTCGGAGGAATTCCTGGAGAAGATCTATCAGCACACAACCTTCCAGGCCATGAAGTACAATCCCATGGCGAACTACAGCACTATACCATCGTTTGTCATGGATCAGTCTATCTCACCCTTCATGAGAAAAG GTATCGTAGGGGACTGGAAGAACCATTTCACCGTCTCCCAAAATCTATTATTCAAGGAGGAATACGAGAGAAGGATGGAAGGGAAAGGTTTGATTTTCCGCACGGAGCTGTGA
- the LOC140334950 gene encoding sulfotransferase 1C1-like: protein MDPNITEKIVQEMADFSPDMGEIEGVPMLQDICKEWDSIYSFQARDGDVVVASYPKSGTTWMQEIMDLILQDGDVQKSLRAPCFVKVPFLEMAKTSLQLANTMPSPRLLKIHLPVQLVPPSFWEKNTKIVYVARNPKDCMVSYYHFHKMDQTMPDPGPWEHFFLSFLSGKVSWGSWFDHVIGWWKAKGRHQILFIFYEDMIEDPLREIRKVMTFLEKNLSEEVLQRILKHTTFKSMKNNPMANFSVLPTSMFNQSISSFMRKGQVGDWQNYFLVSQNLLFDEEYTKKMESSGLRFRMEL, encoded by the exons ATGGATCCAAACATCACTGAGAAGATTGTCCAAGAAATGGCTGACTTCTCCCCTGATATGGGAGAAATTGAAGGTGTGCCCATGCTACAGGACATCTGCAAGGAGTGGGACTCAATTTACAGTTTCCAGGCTCGGGATGGTGATGTGGTAGTAGCCTCATACCCCAAATCAG GTACCACCTGGATGCAGGAGATTATGGATTTAATACTTCAAGATGGGGATGTGCAGAAAAGCCTGCGAGCACCATGTTTTGTCAAAGTGCCATTTCTAGAAATGGCAAAAACAT CTTTGCAGTTGGCAAATACCATGCCATCACCTCGTttgcttaaaatacatttgccaGTTCAACTTGTGCCGCCATCTTTTTGGGAGAAAAATACAAAG ATTGTCTACGTGGCCAGAAATCCGAAGGACTGCATGGTCTCCTATTATCACTTCCACAAAATGGACCAAACAATGCCAGATCCTGGGCCCTGGGAACATTTCTTCCTATCCTTCCTATCTGGAAAAG TGTCCTGGGGAAGCTGGTTTGACCATGTCATCGGATGGTGGAAAGCCAAAGGTAGACATCAGATCCTATTCATCTTCTATGAAGATATGATTGAG GATCCACTAAGGGAAATTCGGAAGGTCATGACCTTCTTGGAGAAGAATCTTTCTGAGGAGGTTCTACAGAGAATCTTGAAGCACACCACATTTAAATCGATGAAGAACAACCCCATGGCAAATTTTTCTGTCCTCCCTACGTCAATGTTTAACCAGTCCATTTCATCCTTCATGAGGAAAG GTCAGGTTGGCGACTGGCAGAACTATTTTTTGGTGTCCCAGAACCTCCTGTTCGATGAGGAATATACAAAAAAGATGGAGTCCAGCGGGCTGAGATTCCGTATGGAGCTGTGA